A DNA window from Candidatus Nanopelagicales bacterium contains the following coding sequences:
- a CDS encoding maleylpyruvate isomerase family mycothiol-dependent enzyme, whose translation MSHGDRFAGVDLFAEIADERRRTADVLASLTPEQMRTPSLCDAWTVRDVAAHLLMPLITPGPKFGVALIRHRLNFSRTSEALTADVAQRSDADLVAGLRDNAASRFTPPGLGPQAPLTDVVIHGQDIRRPLGLGREFPPERLAVVLEFLTGPDARRGFVPAARTRGLRFVATDLDWSVGSGAGGHRSG comes from the coding sequence GTGAGTCACGGCGATAGATTCGCGGGTGTGGACCTCTTCGCCGAGATCGCCGATGAACGACGCCGAACGGCCGATGTGTTGGCTTCGCTGACTCCCGAACAGATGCGTACGCCCAGCCTCTGTGACGCATGGACAGTGCGCGATGTGGCAGCGCACCTGCTCATGCCATTGATTACCCCCGGTCCGAAGTTCGGTGTGGCGCTGATCCGCCATCGCCTCAACTTCAGCCGAACCAGCGAGGCGCTCACTGCTGACGTGGCACAACGTTCGGACGCTGACCTGGTGGCAGGGCTACGGGACAACGCCGCCAGTCGATTCACGCCGCCAGGTTTGGGGCCGCAAGCGCCACTCACCGACGTCGTCATCCACGGCCAGGACATACGACGTCCGCTGGGCCTGGGACGCGAGTTCCCGCCGGAGCGACTGGCCGTGGTCTTGGAGTTCCTCACGGGCCCCGATGCCCGCCGCGGATTCGTCCCCGCGGCGCGTACTCGGGGCTTGCGTTTCGTCGCGACGGACCTCGACTGGTCCGTCGGCTCCGGTGCCGGAGGTCATCGGTCCGGGTGA
- a CDS encoding HAMP domain-containing sensor histidine kinase, translating into MTGIVELPAEFFVAWQMQSGTVQILSRPFSAGSPDLTSLVTVPPGQPVTVPGEGGAWRAIGQPVRQGTLFVAKPLAEVEATVSRLILLEGVVGLVVLGALALTALYAVRRSLRPLATVEQTATAIAAGDLSRRVPEHEPTTEVGQLSAAFNSMVDEIEQTIGERDDALQESRQSEARMRQFVADASHELRTPLTTIRGYSELYLRGGVPPERVPETFDRLEGEAKRMGGLVDDLLLLARLDQQRPLEQHPVDLLHIANEVVQATRAAQPVRALRLRTEGSAAPVVIGDEMRLRQVLGNLVGNACKYSDGEVVVTVDSSRAGWVRAAVADSGPGIPDAEKSRVFERFYRGDPSRTRSAGGSGLGLSIVAAIVSALGGSVSVRDNSPTGAIFDVWLPAQPD; encoded by the coding sequence GTGACGGGCATCGTCGAACTGCCCGCCGAGTTCTTCGTGGCGTGGCAGATGCAGAGCGGCACTGTGCAGATCCTCAGCCGTCCCTTCAGCGCAGGTTCCCCGGACCTCACGTCCTTGGTCACCGTTCCGCCGGGACAGCCCGTCACGGTCCCCGGCGAAGGTGGCGCCTGGCGGGCCATCGGGCAGCCCGTCCGCCAGGGCACCCTGTTCGTCGCCAAACCCCTGGCGGAGGTGGAGGCGACGGTGTCGCGGCTGATCCTCCTCGAGGGAGTGGTCGGCCTGGTGGTCCTCGGGGCGCTCGCGTTGACAGCGCTCTACGCGGTGCGGCGCAGCCTTCGGCCGCTGGCGACGGTGGAACAGACCGCGACCGCGATCGCGGCGGGCGACCTGAGCCGACGTGTCCCCGAGCATGAGCCCACCACCGAGGTCGGGCAACTGTCGGCGGCCTTCAACAGCATGGTGGACGAGATCGAGCAGACGATCGGTGAGCGGGACGATGCACTACAGGAGTCGAGGCAATCCGAAGCCCGCATGCGCCAGTTCGTCGCCGATGCGAGCCACGAGTTGCGCACTCCCCTCACGACGATCCGCGGGTACTCCGAGTTGTACCTGCGTGGAGGGGTGCCACCAGAGCGTGTCCCGGAGACGTTCGACCGGCTCGAAGGCGAGGCCAAACGGATGGGGGGGCTGGTCGATGACCTTCTGCTGCTTGCCCGCCTCGATCAACAGCGCCCGCTCGAGCAGCACCCGGTGGACCTGCTCCACATCGCCAACGAGGTCGTGCAGGCGACCCGGGCGGCGCAACCGGTCCGAGCCCTGCGGTTGCGCACCGAGGGGTCGGCAGCGCCGGTGGTGATCGGCGACGAGATGCGGCTGCGCCAAGTCCTGGGAAACCTCGTCGGCAACGCGTGCAAGTACAGCGATGGCGAGGTTGTCGTCACTGTGGACAGCAGCCGCGCGGGCTGGGTGCGGGCAGCCGTCGCCGACTCCGGACCTGGGATTCCCGATGCCGAGAAGTCGCGCGTGTTCGAGCGGTTCTACCGCGGCGACCCCAGCCGCACTCGGTCCGCGGGCGGTTCTGGGCTCGGGTTGAGCATCGTCGCCGCGATCGTGTCTGCGCTGGGCGGTTCGGTGTCGGTGCGCGACAACTCCCCCACCGGGGCCATTTTCGACGTGTGGCTGCCGGCTCAGCCCGACTGA
- a CDS encoding cryptochrome/photolyase family protein has product MTRRWLFGDQLGPHFLDDPNQAVLLIEARGVFARRRFHRAKAHLVLSAMRHRAAELGEQCSYVKADTYSAALSGIDEPLSVCHPTSQGALRFVSGHARVEIFPARGFATSADDFERWVDARGRRRLLMEDFYRDSRRRLNVLMDDEQPVGGRWNYDSDNRQPPPRTGSIEVTQPRWPQEDDIDAEVREDLDRWQREGRVSFLGSDGPRRFAATRSEALAALDDFITHRLPTFGPYEDAMLSGDPWMAHSLLSAPMNLGLLDPVEVVQRAENAYRRGIVPLASVEGFIRQIIGWRDFVWHLYWHLPPTYRDMNELDATEPLPAWFADLDAEVVDAECLARTLADVSDHGWVHHIPRLMLLGNYAMQRGWDPAAVTDWFHRAFVDGYDWVMVPNVVGMSQYADGGIVATKPYAAGGAYIKRMSDYCSACPYDPRVRVGPNACPFTAGYWSFLHRNRERLASNPRVAQSLRGLDRLSDLDELLRQEAGRGSAAP; this is encoded by the coding sequence GTGACACGGCGTTGGCTCTTCGGCGACCAGCTCGGCCCCCATTTCCTTGATGACCCGAACCAGGCCGTGTTGCTGATCGAGGCCCGCGGGGTATTCGCCCGACGGCGTTTCCACCGCGCGAAGGCCCACCTCGTGCTGTCCGCCATGCGGCACCGTGCGGCCGAGTTGGGCGAGCAGTGTTCCTACGTCAAGGCCGACACCTACTCCGCCGCGCTGAGCGGAATCGACGAGCCGCTGAGTGTCTGTCACCCCACGTCACAGGGGGCTCTACGATTCGTCAGCGGACATGCCCGGGTCGAGATATTTCCCGCGCGTGGCTTCGCGACCTCAGCGGACGACTTCGAGCGGTGGGTCGACGCGCGCGGTCGGCGGCGACTGCTGATGGAGGACTTCTACCGGGACAGCCGCCGTCGCCTGAACGTACTGATGGATGACGAACAGCCTGTCGGGGGCCGCTGGAACTACGACTCCGACAACCGCCAGCCACCACCACGGACCGGGTCGATCGAGGTGACGCAGCCACGTTGGCCGCAGGAAGACGACATCGATGCGGAGGTCCGTGAGGACCTCGATCGGTGGCAGCGTGAGGGGCGCGTGTCATTCCTCGGCTCCGATGGTCCACGCCGCTTCGCGGCCACCCGCAGCGAGGCTCTCGCCGCGCTGGACGACTTCATCACCCACCGGCTGCCGACGTTCGGCCCCTACGAGGACGCCATGCTGAGCGGCGACCCGTGGATGGCCCATTCCCTGCTGTCGGCTCCGATGAACCTCGGACTGCTCGACCCGGTCGAAGTGGTGCAGCGCGCAGAGAATGCCTACCGCCGCGGCATCGTCCCGTTGGCGTCCGTGGAGGGATTCATCCGACAGATCATCGGATGGCGCGACTTCGTGTGGCATCTGTACTGGCACCTGCCGCCGACCTACCGGGACATGAATGAGCTCGACGCCACCGAGCCGCTGCCCGCCTGGTTCGCCGACCTGGACGCGGAAGTCGTCGACGCGGAGTGCCTGGCTCGCACACTGGCCGACGTGAGCGACCACGGCTGGGTCCACCACATCCCGCGGTTGATGCTGCTGGGCAACTACGCCATGCAGCGCGGCTGGGATCCTGCCGCGGTCACGGACTGGTTCCACCGGGCATTCGTGGACGGCTACGACTGGGTGATGGTGCCGAACGTCGTGGGGATGTCGCAGTACGCCGATGGCGGCATCGTGGCGACCAAGCCGTACGCCGCCGGTGGCGCGTACATCAAGCGGATGAGCGACTACTGCTCCGCCTGCCCGTACGACCCGCGCGTGCGGGTCGGGCCAAATGCCTGCCCCTTCACGGCGGGGTACTGGTCCTTCCTGCACCGCAACCGAGAACGGCTCGCCTCCAATCCGCGTGTCGCTCAGTCTTTGCGCGGATTGGATCGGCTGAGCGACCTCGACGAACTGCTCCGTCAGGAGGCAGGCCGCGGATCCGCTGCACCGTGA
- a CDS encoding copper homeostasis protein CutC — protein MPAPAPTGRQPWESWIADSYADLFARPLARRSDLYDSDRAVLCHGLGSDPTFVYVNRTAQQLWERPWRSFIGMPSRLTAPPAHRAERSAALNGGKVATDYTGERVSATGRRFRILGATIFPVRDGAGEVVGQAATFVHWEPIRRRPLLEVLATSVDEVGVALSGGADRIELCADYASGGLTPSTDLVHSVAGPAREQGVGVMAMIRPRPGDFVYSRHELDTMRRSVADVLAAGASGVVLGCLTAGGQLDVVATGALVQAAAGAPVTVHRAVDDSVDPLAAALAAFATGADRVLTSGGAATALLGSDVVRRMVAETPIAATVVAGSGVTPDNVAALVARTGVTEVHGSLRTAAGPPDPAAVQAMVAALAAIGQSG, from the coding sequence GTGCCCGCACCGGCGCCGACGGGGCGGCAACCGTGGGAATCGTGGATCGCGGATTCCTACGCGGACCTGTTCGCGCGGCCGTTGGCCCGCCGATCGGATCTGTACGACAGCGACCGAGCGGTCTTGTGTCATGGCCTCGGCAGCGATCCGACCTTCGTGTACGTCAACCGGACCGCCCAGCAACTGTGGGAGCGGCCATGGCGGTCGTTCATCGGGATGCCCTCGCGGCTGACAGCGCCCCCCGCACACCGCGCCGAGCGCTCGGCGGCGTTGAACGGCGGAAAGGTAGCCACCGATTACACCGGAGAGCGCGTCAGCGCCACAGGCCGTCGGTTTCGCATCCTGGGAGCCACGATCTTCCCGGTCCGTGACGGCGCGGGTGAAGTCGTCGGGCAGGCGGCCACTTTCGTGCACTGGGAACCGATCCGCCGCCGCCCGTTGTTGGAGGTACTCGCGACGTCAGTCGACGAGGTTGGCGTGGCGCTGTCCGGGGGCGCGGATCGGATCGAGTTGTGCGCGGACTACGCCAGCGGCGGTCTCACTCCCAGCACTGACCTCGTGCACAGCGTCGCGGGCCCAGCTCGCGAGCAGGGTGTCGGGGTGATGGCCATGATCCGACCCCGACCCGGTGACTTCGTCTACTCGCGACACGAACTCGACACCATGCGGCGCAGCGTGGCTGACGTCCTGGCCGCGGGGGCCAGTGGTGTCGTGCTCGGCTGCCTGACGGCGGGCGGGCAACTCGACGTGGTGGCGACGGGTGCGTTGGTGCAAGCGGCGGCGGGCGCTCCCGTGACGGTGCACCGCGCCGTCGACGATTCCGTTGACCCCTTGGCGGCGGCGCTGGCTGCGTTCGCCACGGGTGCTGATCGCGTGCTCACGTCAGGCGGCGCGGCGACGGCGCTGCTCGGAAGTGACGTTGTGCGCCGGATGGTCGCCGAGACGCCGATAGCCGCCACGGTGGTCGCGGGTTCGGGTGTGACCCCGGACAACGTCGCCGCGCTCGTGGCACGCACCGGAGTCACCGAAGTGCACGGATCCCTGCGCACGGCCGCGGGCCCGCCGGACCCAGCAGCGGTGCAGGCGATGGTGGCCGCGTTGGCAGCAATCGGTCAGTCGGGCTGA
- a CDS encoding winged helix-turn-helix domain-containing protein, whose protein sequence is MLRLFLANPDKVLSKSTILDRVWHYDFEGESGIVESYVSYLRRKIDTTEPSLLHTVRGFGYVLRTPTGTDT, encoded by the coding sequence TGGCCAATCCCGACAAAGTCCTGTCCAAGAGCACGATCTTGGATCGGGTCTGGCACTACGACTTCGAGGGAGAGTCCGGAATTGTCGAGTCCTATGTGTCGTATCTGAGGCGCAAGATCGACACGACCGAGCCTTCACTCCTGCACACGGTCCGTGGCTTCGGGTATGTGCTCCGCACTCCCACGGGGACGGACACCTGA